Proteins encoded together in one Roseibacterium elongatum DSM 19469 window:
- the infA gene encoding translation initiation factor IF-1, producing MAKEEMLEFPGVVKELLPNATFRVELENGHEIIAHTAGKMRKNRIRVLAGDKVQVEMTPYDLTKGRINYRFK from the coding sequence ATGGCCAAGGAAGAAATGCTCGAATTCCCTGGTGTCGTGAAGGAACTCCTGCCGAACGCGACGTTCCGGGTCGAGCTTGAGAACGGCCATGAGATCATCGCGCACACGGCAGGCAAGATGCGCAAGAACCGCATCCGTGTTCTGGCAGGCGACAAGGTCCAGGTGGAAATGACCCCCTACGACCTGACCAAGGGTCGCATCAACTACCGCTTCAAGTAA
- a CDS encoding carbon-nitrogen hydrolase family protein — protein MKLAAAAYPLDALADWAAYEAKSREWVGAAAAAGADLLVFPEYGRMELAAFDGADVAGDLEASLAAAARWTGSADRLMEDLAREHGVHILAPSGPVFDGGSRPVNRATFCGPAGKLGHQDKQVMTRFERETWDVVPGGPLHVFDTGLGRVGVLICYDAEFPLLGRALAEAGAEILLVPSCTDALAGYSRVRVGAMARALENQCVVVHAPTVCDAAWSPAVDENVGAAAIYGPPDLGFPPTGVIAEGELNAPGWVMAEVDPTAIARVRSHGAVLNHAHWPESATRAQVLPRDID, from the coding sequence ATGAAACTCGCGGCTGCAGCCTATCCGCTGGACGCGCTGGCCGACTGGGCGGCCTACGAGGCCAAGTCGCGGGAATGGGTTGGCGCGGCGGCGGCGGCGGGGGCCGATCTGCTGGTGTTTCCCGAATACGGTCGCATGGAATTGGCCGCATTCGATGGTGCCGATGTCGCCGGGGATCTCGAGGCCAGCCTCGCGGCGGCCGCGCGCTGGACCGGATCCGCCGACAGGCTGATGGAGGATCTGGCGCGCGAGCATGGCGTTCACATCCTTGCGCCGTCGGGGCCGGTCTTCGACGGTGGGTCGCGCCCGGTAAACCGCGCCACGTTCTGCGGGCCGGCGGGGAAACTGGGGCATCAGGACAAACAGGTGATGACGCGGTTCGAACGCGAAACCTGGGATGTCGTGCCGGGCGGTCCCTTGCACGTCTTCGACACGGGCCTGGGGCGTGTCGGTGTCCTGATCTGCTATGACGCCGAGTTCCCGCTTTTGGGGCGCGCATTGGCCGAGGCGGGTGCGGAAATCCTGCTCGTACCCTCGTGCACCGATGCCCTGGCCGGCTATTCGCGCGTGCGGGTGGGGGCGATGGCGCGCGCCTTGGAAAATCAATGCGTTGTGGTGCATGCGCCGACTGTGTGCGATGCGGCCTGGTCGCCTGCGGTCGATGAGAACGTGGGCGCGGCGGCGATCTACGGGCCGCCGGATCTGGGGTTTCCGCCCACGGGCGTGATCGCCGAGGGGGAACTGAACGCGCCCGGATGGGTCATGGCCGAGGTAGATCCAACGGCGATTGCGCGCGTCCGCTCGCACGGGGCGGTCTTGAACCATGCCCATTGGCCGGAAAGCGCCACGCGGGCGCAGGTTTTGCCCCGCGACATAGATTAG
- a CDS encoding UPF0262 family protein, giving the protein MSICHIEIDTAGMPAPTPEIEQERKVAIFDLLEENRFTIPPRDGSDAADGPYRVTLAIREKRLVFDVDTDEGADAAEFHLSLSPFRQVVKDYWQICESYYDAVKKLPPSQIEAIDMARRGIHNEGARILQERLEGKADVDIDTSRRLFTLICVLHFGG; this is encoded by the coding sequence ATGAGCATCTGCCACATTGAAATCGACACGGCGGGCATGCCCGCCCCCACGCCCGAGATCGAGCAGGAACGCAAGGTCGCCATCTTCGACCTGCTGGAGGAGAACAGGTTCACCATTCCGCCGCGGGACGGGAGCGATGCCGCGGACGGCCCGTACCGCGTGACCCTTGCGATCCGCGAAAAGCGGCTGGTGTTCGATGTCGATACCGACGAGGGCGCGGATGCCGCCGAGTTCCATCTGTCGCTGTCGCCCTTTCGCCAGGTGGTCAAGGATTACTGGCAAATCTGCGAAAGCTATTACGATGCGGTGAAAAAGCTGCCGCCCAGCCAGATCGAGGCCATCGACATGGCCCGCCGCGGAATTCACAACGAAGGCGCGCGCATCCTGCAGGAACGGCTCGAGGGCAAGGCGGATGTGGATATCGACACCTCAAGGCGGCTGTTCACGCTGATTTGCGTGCTGCATTTCGGGGGCTGA
- a CDS encoding type I restriction endonuclease subunit R, producing the protein MAWNSESDLEDWMMGKLAGLGYAADSGAEISPEKRDPERRSFHEAILRKVFEKAVRRLNPGLPDGAVQEVMARVTDEVFAGDLMAENRRLHGLMTGGVPITYFSQGEERHERARLIDWGDQDNAWHAFNQVDMVGRNLRIPDIVIYLNGLPLVVVELKGTEGADIEAAFNQIETYKADIPNLFRTSVFSVISDGLNARYGTLSAGLDRFMKWRTVDGETILSEREGLALNTLTEGLLNRPVLLDMLRWFTVFEDEGKGPIKKAAGYHQFHAVRKAMESIIGARGDNGKGGVIWHTQGSGKSLLMTFLAGRAMHLPELENPTVLILTDRNDLDNQLFATFGRCKDLLGEMPVQADSIQELKTLLNRQVGGIVFSTIQKFRPERGQDFPELTDRSNVIVMVDEAHRTQYGFEARMDQKTGELRHGLAHHLRAALPRAVYVAFTGTPVELVGANTRSVFGDYIDVYDIAQAVEDGATVPIYYEGRVARVEIADDLRDSLDEEFDEATEALPEDEAGAAARKWSQIEKLVGAGPRLYAVVADILEHFDARLEAIDGKAMIVCMSRRICVEVYERIVAARPDWHSETDESGAVKVVMTGNATDPPNFQPHIRSKAKLEALRKRYKDTGDPLKLVIVRDMWLTGFDAPCMHTLYVDKPMKGHGLMQAIARVNRVFAGKPAGLVVDYIGLAADLKKALAHYSQGDQAQTGVDEREAVSAFLSALDVARGLFHGFDYSRVLGGTAADRIEILPAAADHVLHQARADGKEGHKDFGKRFLDAVAALAKAFKLAAGSPEAKQHAEEVAFFLAVRSALQKLDVKGGGGRNSSPDFAIEQLLNRAVASTEVVDILEACGFDRPDISVLSEEFLLEIQHMQHKNLAVEALKKLLNGEIQARTRGNVVQNQKFSERLTNAIARYHNRSVDALQVIQELIGMAKDLSAEPEDDMSEAERSFYDALAQNESAVEVMDNDQLKVIAAELVRSVRENSGVDWWQRDDVRAKMRVAVKRILRRYGYPPDLQAEAVKLVIKQAEAMARSM; encoded by the coding sequence ATGGCTTGGAACTCGGAATCAGACCTTGAAGACTGGATGATGGGGAAGCTGGCCGGGCTGGGCTATGCTGCAGATTCCGGCGCCGAGATCTCACCCGAGAAGCGCGATCCGGAGCGCCGCAGCTTCCACGAGGCGATCCTGCGGAAGGTCTTCGAGAAGGCGGTGCGGCGCCTCAATCCCGGGCTGCCTGACGGCGCCGTGCAGGAAGTGATGGCCCGTGTGACCGATGAGGTCTTCGCCGGCGACCTGATGGCCGAGAACCGCCGACTGCACGGCCTGATGACGGGCGGCGTCCCGATCACCTACTTCAGCCAGGGAGAGGAGCGCCATGAACGGGCGCGCCTCATCGATTGGGGCGATCAGGACAACGCCTGGCACGCCTTCAACCAGGTCGACATGGTTGGGCGGAACCTGCGCATCCCCGACATCGTGATCTACCTGAATGGTCTGCCCTTGGTCGTGGTGGAGCTGAAGGGCACGGAGGGAGCTGATATCGAGGCGGCCTTCAACCAGATCGAAACCTACAAGGCCGACATCCCGAACCTGTTCCGGACTTCGGTCTTTTCGGTGATCTCCGACGGGTTGAACGCGCGATACGGCACGCTCTCGGCAGGACTGGATCGATTTATGAAATGGCGGACCGTCGATGGCGAGACCATCCTTTCGGAGCGTGAAGGGCTCGCTCTGAACACGCTGACAGAAGGGCTGCTAAACCGGCCTGTTCTTCTCGACATGCTGCGCTGGTTCACCGTGTTCGAGGACGAGGGCAAGGGGCCGATCAAGAAGGCGGCCGGCTATCATCAATTCCACGCAGTCCGGAAGGCCATGGAGTCGATCATCGGTGCGCGCGGTGACAATGGCAAGGGCGGCGTCATCTGGCACACGCAGGGCTCCGGAAAATCGCTCCTGATGACCTTTCTCGCCGGTCGAGCAATGCACCTGCCTGAGCTGGAGAACCCGACTGTCCTGATCCTGACCGACCGCAACGACCTCGACAACCAGTTGTTCGCCACGTTCGGTCGATGCAAGGATCTTCTCGGCGAGATGCCGGTGCAGGCTGACAGCATCCAGGAGTTGAAAACGCTGCTGAACCGGCAGGTCGGCGGCATCGTATTTTCAACGATTCAAAAATTCCGACCGGAGCGCGGTCAAGACTTCCCCGAGCTCACCGATCGCTCCAACGTCATCGTCATGGTCGATGAGGCGCACCGGACACAGTATGGGTTCGAGGCCAGAATGGATCAGAAGACTGGCGAGCTTCGCCATGGGCTGGCCCATCACCTGCGCGCAGCATTGCCGAGGGCGGTCTACGTTGCCTTCACCGGCACGCCGGTGGAATTGGTCGGCGCAAACACGCGGTCGGTGTTCGGCGACTATATCGACGTCTATGATATCGCTCAGGCAGTCGAAGATGGCGCAACGGTTCCGATCTACTACGAGGGACGTGTTGCCCGCGTAGAGATCGCCGACGATCTGCGCGACAGCCTCGACGAGGAATTCGACGAAGCGACCGAGGCGCTGCCCGAAGATGAGGCAGGGGCAGCCGCCAGGAAGTGGTCGCAGATCGAGAAATTGGTTGGCGCTGGTCCGCGCCTTTACGCGGTGGTCGCTGACATCCTCGAGCATTTCGACGCCCGCCTTGAGGCTATTGACGGCAAGGCGATGATCGTCTGCATGAGCCGCCGGATCTGTGTCGAGGTATACGAGCGCATCGTCGCTGCCCGCCCCGATTGGCATTCGGAAACCGACGAGTCCGGCGCGGTGAAGGTCGTCATGACTGGAAACGCCACCGATCCGCCGAATTTCCAACCCCACATTCGCAGCAAGGCGAAGCTGGAAGCCCTCAGAAAGAGATACAAGGACACTGGCGACCCGCTCAAGCTGGTGATTGTCCGTGACATGTGGCTGACCGGCTTCGACGCGCCTTGCATGCACACCCTCTATGTCGACAAGCCCATGAAGGGACACGGATTGATGCAGGCGATCGCGCGGGTGAACCGGGTCTTCGCCGGAAAGCCCGCCGGTCTTGTTGTCGATTATATCGGCCTTGCGGCCGATCTGAAGAAAGCTCTCGCGCATTACTCGCAGGGGGATCAGGCTCAGACGGGCGTCGACGAGCGCGAGGCCGTCTCGGCGTTCCTGAGTGCGTTGGATGTCGCACGTGGCTTGTTCCATGGGTTCGATTATTCCCGGGTCCTCGGCGGCACGGCGGCGGACCGCATCGAAATCCTGCCGGCGGCGGCGGACCATGTTCTCCACCAGGCGCGTGCAGATGGGAAGGAAGGTCACAAGGATTTCGGTAAGCGGTTTTTGGATGCCGTTGCGGCGCTGGCCAAGGCGTTCAAGCTGGCGGCGGGGTCGCCGGAAGCCAAACAGCACGCCGAAGAGGTGGCCTTCTTCCTGGCGGTGAGGTCGGCCCTCCAAAAGCTCGATGTGAAAGGCGGCGGGGGTCGGAATTCCTCACCGGACTTCGCGATCGAGCAACTGCTGAACCGGGCTGTCGCCTCGACCGAGGTCGTGGACATCCTCGAAGCGTGCGGCTTCGACCGCCCCGACATCAGCGTTCTGTCCGAGGAGTTTCTCCTCGAGATACAACACATGCAGCACAAGAACCTTGCCGTGGAAGCCTTGAAGAAGCTTCTGAACGGGGAGATCCAGGCGCGAACGCGGGGCAACGTGGTGCAAAACCAGAAGTTCTCCGAGCGCCTCACAAACGCGATCGCACGGTATCACAACCGCAGCGTCGATGCCCTTCAGGTGATCCAGGAACTCATCGGCATGGCAAAAGACCTGAGCGCCGAGCCCGAGGACGACATGTCGGAGGCGGAACGGAGCTTCTACGACGCCTTGGCGCAAAACGAGAGCGCGGTGGAGGTCATGGACAACGACCAGCTCAAGGTGATCGCGGCCGAGCTCGTCAGGTCTGTCCGGGAGAATTCCGGCGTGGACTGGTGGCAGCGGGATGACGTACGGGCGAAGATGCGCGTCGCCGTGAAACGGATCCTGAGGCGCTACGGTTACCCTCCCGACCTGCAGGCTGAGGCTGTGAAGCTGGTTATCAAGCAAGCCGAGGCAATGGCACGCAGCATGTAG
- a CDS encoding lytic murein transglycosylase, which translates to MLVSRRNVLTTAGAAALAATGCTPALGPSGAVGAAGPSDDPAFRPQPNAAYDAWVAAFRPRALAQGISGDAFDRAFRGQGYLPGVIERDRNQTEFRRTTEDYLALVASDADVSLGRGRIRPHRATLGAIEDATGVAAAVIGAIWGVETAFGTRLGDIPVISATSTLAWEGRREGFFTAQLLDAIRIVQSGDTTPDRMLGSWAGAMGHTQVMPSVYQEYAVDFDGDGRRGIWSADPTDSLATAATYLQRHGWRRGQPWGMEVRLPEGFDTSSTGRRNRRATTDWQAMGVRQPTGGSLPDHGAAAIHAPGGANGPAWILWRNFDVILRYNPSTNYGIGVGYLSDRLAGGGPLSRSFGPDSTGLTQAERREVQRLLTRAGFDAGTPDGVIGRGTEAAIRAFQQARGLPVTGEASPDLLMALRRA; encoded by the coding sequence ATGCTGGTTTCGCGACGGAATGTATTGACGACGGCGGGCGCGGCGGCCCTTGCGGCGACGGGCTGCACACCCGCGCTCGGCCCGAGCGGGGCCGTGGGTGCCGCGGGCCCCAGCGACGATCCGGCCTTTCGCCCGCAACCCAATGCCGCGTATGACGCCTGGGTCGCTGCGTTTCGCCCACGGGCACTGGCCCAAGGCATCAGCGGCGACGCCTTTGACCGGGCCTTTCGGGGGCAGGGCTATCTGCCCGGCGTGATCGAGCGCGATCGCAACCAGACCGAATTCCGCCGCACGACCGAGGATTACCTGGCGCTGGTCGCCTCGGACGCGGATGTCAGCCTCGGCCGTGGCCGCATCCGCCCGCACCGGGCCACGCTCGGGGCGATTGAGGACGCCACGGGTGTCGCCGCCGCGGTCATCGGGGCGATCTGGGGCGTCGAAACGGCGTTTGGCACGCGCCTGGGCGATATTCCCGTGATCTCCGCCACCTCGACCTTGGCGTGGGAGGGGCGGCGCGAGGGCTTTTTCACGGCGCAATTGCTGGACGCCATCCGCATCGTGCAATCGGGCGACACCACACCGGACCGGATGCTGGGGTCCTGGGCCGGGGCCATGGGGCACACGCAGGTCATGCCCTCGGTCTACCAGGAATACGCGGTCGATTTCGACGGGGACGGGCGGCGCGGCATCTGGTCGGCCGATCCGACCGACAGCCTTGCCACCGCGGCCACCTATCTGCAACGCCACGGTTGGCGGCGCGGGCAGCCTTGGGGCATGGAAGTACGCCTGCCAGAGGGGTTCGACACATCGTCCACCGGGCGGCGCAATCGCCGCGCCACCACCGACTGGCAGGCCATGGGGGTCCGGCAGCCAACCGGCGGTTCCCTGCCCGACCACGGTGCGGCCGCCATCCACGCGCCGGGCGGCGCAAATGGTCCTGCCTGGATCCTGTGGCGCAATTTCGATGTGATCCTGCGTTACAACCCCTCGACCAATTACGGCATCGGCGTCGGCTACCTGTCGGACCGGCTGGCAGGAGGCGGACCGCTGTCGCGCAGCTTCGGGCCGGACAGCACCGGGCTGACGCAGGCCGAGCGGCGCGAGGTGCAGCGCTTGCTGACCCGTGCGGGGTTCGATGCCGGCACACCGGACGGGGTGATCGGCCGCGGAACCGAGGCCGCGATCCGCGCCTTTCAACAGGCGCGGGGGCTGCCCGTGACGGGCGAGGCGTCGCCCGACCTGCTGATGGCGCTGCGGCGCGCCTGA
- a CDS encoding DNA gyrase inhibitor YacG — translation MSCPICGKNTEPSYRPFCSRRCADVDLARWLNGSYAVPSQDPEDAERAEQEARRAASKPH, via the coding sequence ATGAGCTGTCCCATCTGCGGCAAGAACACAGAGCCAAGCTATCGCCCATTCTGTTCGCGACGCTGCGCGGATGTGGATCTGGCGCGTTGGCTGAACGGCTCCTACGCGGTGCCGTCGCAAGACCCGGAGGACGCAGAGCGCGCCGAGCAAGAGGCGCGCCGCGCCGCGTCGAAACCCCACTGA
- a CDS encoding helix-turn-helix transcriptional regulator produces the protein MSHEKIPHDVLLPITTVCEIVARSKASIYRDIERGTFPPPQKQGRSSRWRHSLIMKVVEGKYPE, from the coding sequence ATGAGTCACGAAAAAATCCCACACGACGTTCTGCTGCCCATCACGACGGTCTGTGAAATTGTCGCTCGTTCCAAGGCAAGCATCTATCGCGACATCGAACGGGGCACGTTTCCGCCACCGCAGAAACAAGGTCGTTCGAGCCGCTGGCGCCACTCTCTCATCATGAAAGTGGTCGAAGGGAAGTATCCGGAGTGA
- a CDS encoding DUF4268 domain-containing protein, with the protein MFQIDRSANRLRKLERTSFSEVGFREREHLQEWLATMPDALCEAMSEGEDGLLIIQKEFDGFDGTRERLDLLALDRTGQLVIIENKLDDSGRDVVWQALKYAAYCSSLKKAEIVGIFQKYLDRQGGGDAAGLICEFLGEDTLDEVVLNDGTNQRVVFIAANFRREVTATVLWLREHQIDARCVKVVPYRFGEEIFVDLQQVIPTPEAADYMIRMAQKESEERSASTAQGHRHKVRLAFWQQALEKLREDGSSRHQNVSPTKENWLSVGTGVSGCSYTLVLLKSQVRVEVTIQRASAAENKWIFDQLFAQREVIEHEFGEKLDWHRNDDQKRCLINLSQPWDGFDSENWPDMISWMSGRVRRLEAAFAEPLTQLNQRLKAGEATI; encoded by the coding sequence ATGTTCCAGATTGACCGTTCCGCCAACCGCCTGCGCAAGCTCGAGCGCACCAGCTTCTCCGAGGTCGGGTTCCGAGAGCGGGAGCATCTTCAGGAATGGCTTGCCACCATGCCGGACGCCCTCTGCGAGGCGATGAGCGAGGGTGAGGACGGCCTTCTGATCATCCAGAAGGAGTTCGACGGGTTCGATGGCACCCGGGAGCGGCTGGACCTGCTGGCGCTGGACCGGACCGGGCAGCTTGTCATCATCGAGAACAAGCTGGACGATTCCGGCCGGGATGTCGTCTGGCAGGCCCTGAAATACGCCGCCTATTGCTCGAGTCTGAAGAAGGCTGAGATCGTCGGCATCTTCCAGAAGTATCTCGACCGCCAAGGCGGCGGAGACGCAGCCGGGCTGATCTGCGAGTTCCTTGGTGAGGACACGCTGGACGAGGTCGTCCTGAACGACGGCACCAACCAGCGCGTCGTCTTCATCGCGGCAAATTTCCGGCGTGAGGTGACGGCGACGGTGCTCTGGCTGCGCGAGCACCAGATCGACGCGCGCTGTGTGAAGGTCGTGCCCTACCGGTTCGGCGAGGAGATCTTCGTCGACCTCCAACAGGTGATCCCGACGCCGGAGGCGGCCGATTACATGATCCGGATGGCTCAAAAAGAGAGTGAAGAAAGATCAGCCAGCACCGCACAAGGTCATCGGCACAAGGTCAGGCTCGCATTCTGGCAACAGGCCTTGGAAAAACTCCGAGAAGACGGATCATCAAGGCATCAGAATGTCAGCCCCACTAAGGAGAATTGGCTGAGTGTCGGAACTGGCGTTTCGGGCTGTTCTTACACCTTGGTGCTGTTGAAGAGCCAAGTGCGCGTGGAGGTCACCATCCAGAGAGCGAGCGCCGCAGAAAACAAATGGATCTTCGATCAGTTGTTTGCACAGCGAGAAGTGATTGAGCACGAGTTCGGCGAAAAGCTCGATTGGCATCGCAATGACGATCAGAAGCGATGCCTGATCAACTTGTCGCAGCCCTGGGATGGCTTCGACTCTGAGAACTGGCCTGACATGATCTCTTGGATGAGTGGTCGAGTCAGGCGCCTTGAAGCCGCGTTCGCAGAACCTTTGACGCAATTGAACCAACGCCTGAAGGCAGGCGAGGCAACGATATAA
- a CDS encoding ribonuclease E/G, giving the protein MKGRVVLLDQVAGRRAAALMVDGHLADLLIDPPETAGPQPGAIYRAVADRPMKGQGGLTLTLGDGEKGYLRAAKGLAPGTTLLVQVAGVAEPDKAAPVTLKPLFKSRFAIITPDAPGLNISRRIKDEAERDRLLEIAHATMQGAPDGHGLILRSAAGDQPEEVLAEDIAAMRDLAAAVMADAVGRAELLVDAPDAHLLAWRDWAEPTPDEVEDRPGCFEASGALDAIEEALSTRLRLTGDAFAFIEPTRALVAVDVNTGGDTSLSAGLKANLALARSLPGALRIKGLGGQVVLDLAPMPKKERRVFEDALRRAFRQDGAEAVLAGWTPLGHYEVQRKRDRFPLAQVWPGAHS; this is encoded by the coding sequence ATGAAAGGGCGTGTCGTTCTCCTCGATCAGGTGGCCGGTCGCCGGGCGGCGGCCCTGATGGTCGATGGTCACCTGGCCGATCTGCTGATCGATCCACCCGAGACGGCTGGCCCGCAGCCCGGTGCGATCTACCGCGCGGTGGCCGACCGGCCGATGAAAGGGCAGGGCGGGCTGACACTGACCTTGGGCGATGGCGAAAAGGGGTATCTGCGCGCGGCCAAGGGGCTTGCGCCGGGCACCACGCTGTTGGTTCAGGTCGCGGGCGTGGCCGAGCCGGACAAAGCCGCGCCGGTCACCCTCAAACCGCTGTTCAAAAGCCGCTTTGCCATCATCACGCCCGATGCGCCGGGGCTGAATATCTCGCGCCGTATCAAGGACGAGGCCGAGCGCGACCGCCTGCTGGAAATCGCGCATGCGACCATGCAGGGCGCGCCCGATGGCCACGGCCTGATCCTGCGCAGCGCCGCCGGCGACCAGCCCGAAGAGGTGCTGGCCGAGGATATCGCGGCGATGCGTGATCTTGCCGCCGCCGTGATGGCCGATGCTGTCGGTCGGGCCGAACTGCTGGTCGATGCCCCCGACGCGCATCTTCTGGCCTGGCGTGACTGGGCCGAGCCGACCCCAGACGAGGTCGAGGATCGCCCCGGCTGTTTCGAGGCGTCGGGCGCGCTGGACGCGATCGAAGAGGCCTTGTCGACGCGCCTCCGCCTGACGGGGGATGCCTTTGCCTTTATCGAGCCGACACGCGCCCTTGTCGCCGTTGACGTGAATACCGGCGGGGATACGTCGCTTTCGGCCGGGCTCAAGGCCAACCTGGCACTGGCGCGCAGCCTGCCTGGTGCGTTGCGGATCAAGGGCTTGGGCGGGCAGGTGGTGCTCGACCTCGCGCCGATGCCAAAGAAAGAGCGCCGCGTATTCGAGGACGCCTTGCGCCGCGCATTCCGGCAGGATGGGGCCGAGGCGGTGCTGGCCGGCTGGACGCCGCTGGGCCATTACGAAGTGCAGCGAAAACGCGACCGCTTTCCCTTGGCCCAGGTGTGGCCCGGCGCGCATAGCTGA
- a CDS encoding GNAT family N-acetyltransferase — MSLTFRDYRGDAITQVVDSLARLRISVFRDWPYLYDGDLAYERAYLADYARGDSLVVAAFDGSEMVGASTGMPLSDHADDFASAFETVRIDFNKVFYCAESVLASGFRGQGAGHAFFDRREAHAKRLGFTFSTFCSVIRPQDHPARPAGYRPLDPFWRKRGYAPLDGVVARFQWRDIGDQAETEKPLQFWIKHL, encoded by the coding sequence ATGAGCCTGACCTTCCGCGACTATCGTGGTGACGCGATCACTCAGGTCGTGGATAGCCTTGCGCGCCTGCGGATTTCGGTGTTTCGCGACTGGCCCTACCTGTATGACGGTGACCTCGCGTACGAACGGGCCTATTTGGCCGATTACGCCCGCGGCGACAGCCTCGTCGTCGCCGCCTTTGACGGGTCGGAGATGGTGGGTGCCTCGACCGGCATGCCATTATCCGATCATGCGGATGATTTCGCGTCGGCCTTCGAAACTGTGAGAATTGACTTTAATAAAGTCTTCTACTGCGCTGAATCTGTTCTTGCTTCGGGCTTTCGCGGGCAGGGTGCTGGACACGCGTTCTTTGACCGGCGCGAGGCCCATGCAAAGCGCCTCGGTTTCACATTTTCCACATTTTGTTCAGTGATCCGTCCACAGGATCACCCGGCGCGACCGGCCGGCTATCGCCCCCTCGATCCGTTCTGGCGAAAACGCGGCTATGCGCCGCTTGATGGGGTTGTCGCGCGGTTTCAGTGGCGCGATATCGGCGATCAGGCCGAAACCGAGAAGCCGCTGCAATTCTGGATCAAGCACCTATGA
- a CDS encoding ketosteroid isomerase-related protein — protein MVDRFGPPSGTRRGRNMSDAMEATRALVTRYYAAFNAGDVEGMIACLSPDVAHHVNEGGLREGHERFRAFCAHMTRCYRESLSDVFVMAHPDGTRAAAEFTVNGTYLATDDGLPEATGQTYVLPAGGFFSVEGGLITRVVTYYNLADWMRQVSE, from the coding sequence ATGGTGGACCGGTTCGGCCCCCCCTCCGGAACCCGGAGAGGACGCAACATGAGCGACGCGATGGAGGCCACGCGGGCCCTGGTGACACGCTACTATGCGGCGTTCAACGCGGGGGATGTCGAGGGCATGATCGCCTGCCTGTCTCCAGATGTCGCGCATCATGTGAACGAAGGCGGCCTGCGCGAGGGGCACGAGAGGTTTCGTGCCTTCTGCGCCCATATGACCCGCTGCTACCGCGAAAGCCTGTCGGATGTCTTCGTGATGGCCCATCCCGATGGCACGCGCGCCGCCGCCGAGTTCACCGTGAACGGCACCTATCTGGCGACGGATGACGGCCTGCCCGAGGCGACGGGGCAAACCTATGTCCTGCCGGCCGGCGGGTTCTTTTCGGTCGAGGGTGGGCTGATCACGCGCGTGGTCACCTATTACAATCTAGCCGACTGGATGCGGCAGGTCTCGGAATGA
- a CDS encoding transposase — translation MNGHRAGKGITLCSVTRVRTTIIDAPSIKKGTNGYTAMKAHVGVDVYTGIVHGLQATTAKVHDSFVCLAARG, via the coding sequence ATGAACGGACACCGCGCCGGCAAGGGGATCACGCTGTGCTCGGTCACGCGGGTGCGTACTACGATCATCGACGCGCCGTCCATAAAGAAGGGCACCAATGGGTACACCGCCATGAAGGCTCATGTGGGCGTCGATGTGTATACCGGTATTGTTCACGGCCTTCAGGCGACGACAGCCAAGGTGCATGACAGCTTCGTATGCCTGGCGGCACGAGGCTAA